In Candidatus Sedimenticola sp. (ex Thyasira tokunagai), the following proteins share a genomic window:
- a CDS encoding nitrous oxide reductase accessory protein NosL, with protein MVNGLKRVSGLLVVLAIAFSHQVFSEPLALPKPGINDTCPVCGMFVAKYPEWVATVLYKDGHTHHFDGAKDLFKYLHNMPKWAPGDKAENIIMTGVTEYYSLKLIDARRAYYVIGSDVLGPMGHELIPLATEDDAKEFLTDHKGKRVLRFNDIGPEIPEKLDKAIFD; from the coding sequence ATGGTTAACGGTTTAAAAAGAGTGTCAGGACTACTGGTTGTTTTGGCTATCGCCTTCTCTCACCAGGTATTTTCCGAACCACTGGCGCTTCCCAAGCCCGGCATAAATGATACCTGTCCGGTCTGCGGGATGTTTGTCGCCAAGTATCCCGAGTGGGTGGCAACTGTGCTCTACAAGGATGGACACACTCATCACTTTGACGGTGCTAAGGATCTTTTTAAATATCTGCACAATATGCCCAAATGGGCACCTGGGGATAAAGCTGAAAACATCATCATGACCGGGGTGACCGAATACTACAGTCTTAAATTGATTGATGCCCGTAGAGCCTACTATGTCATCGGCTCCGATGTTTTGGGACCAATGGGCCATGAGTTGATTCCGTTGGCTACAGAGGATGATGCAAAGGAGTTTCTCACTGACCATAAAGGAAAACGTGTTCTGCGCTTCAATGACATTGGCCCTGAAATTCCAGAGAAGCTGGATAAGGCAATCTTCGATTAG
- a CDS encoding nitrous oxide reductase accessory protein NosL: MDNYLDNRRTCSIHCLAISLSLNLDRIPKTIYAADFGSSKKIKPLVEVDKASYLIGSKLKGTMTKKSKMAFSSADAAKQEQSKSGGDLASFDEALRESYLDMANDTMMIRKRRGERRKKMMKMKMNMEKSS; encoded by the coding sequence TTGGACAACTATCTTGATAATCGTCGCACCTGCTCCATCCACTGTCTTGCGATTAGCCTGTCGCTGAATCTTGATCGTATTCCCAAAACCATCTACGCCGCTGACTTTGGTTCCAGCAAGAAGATAAAACCACTGGTCGAAGTTGACAAGGCAAGCTATCTGATCGGCTCAAAGCTAAAAGGCACAATGACCAAAAAGAGCAAAATGGCTTTTTCATCAGCGGATGCAGCAAAACAGGAACAGTCAAAAAGTGGTGGTGATCTTGCCTCGTTTGATGAAGCCTTGCGTGAGTCGTACCTGGATATGGCCAACGATACGATGATGATCAGAAAACGTCGTGGTGAGCGGCGTAAAAAGATGATGAAAATGAAGATGAATATGGAAAAAAGCAGTTAA